The following proteins are encoded in a genomic region of Oryza brachyantha chromosome 11, ObraRS2, whole genome shotgun sequence:
- the LOC102712673 gene encoding MEIOTIC F-BOX protein MOF-like has protein sequence MGASKCENSHLPFLIAATKFHSDAMNMFDRMPAKSKKAAMAGGGGGAAADHISALPDELLQHLLSFLPSREAVRTCVLSRRWRHQWRRVPAVRISDVDNFHSVQQLNTFVRHLLLRRERVPLHECELDSFRNGEVARWYRYAVSCRAQVLRVDTAHSADYSRLPETAIASDRLTRLEFGGVQLGGSSLDLSGCPKLEALEMQGCKITVEKILSPSVKRLSITRCNFELDSRTRVSAPSLVYLELADIRGWTPLLGCMASLSTAFVRLDDRCEDYCLHSYYGDCGDTVSCGNYCTQFYDVYADDCVLLGGLSNVTNLELLTSPEVFIVRKDLLMNPTFSKLKTLLLNVWDADANLGPLVYILRHSPVLEKLTLHLHEEPKAKVEMDESNSPDDELMASKHLKVVEVRYSKRSVLRRVLRILNTYGVPPEKINTERMDLGPFGSYFSFEQTE, from the exons ATGGGTGCAAGCAAATGTGAGAACTCCCATCTGCCATTCCTCATTGCAGCTACGAAATTCCA CTCCGATGCCATGAACATGTTTGACAGAATGCCTGCGAAGTCCAAGAAAGCGGCCATGGCCGGTGGAggtggcggggcggcggcggaccacATAAGCGCGCTCCCGGACGAGCTCCTCCAAcacctcctctccttcctcccctcgcgcGAGGCCGTGCGGACGTGCGTGCTCTCCCGCCGCTGGCGCCACCAGTGGCGGCGCGTGCCCGCCGTCCGGATCAGCGACGTCGACAACTTCCACAGCGTCCAGCAGCTGAACACCTTCGTCCGCCACCTCCTGCTGCGCCGCGAGCGGGTCCCCCTCCACGAGTGCGAGCTCGACTCCTTCCGCAACGGGGAGGTCGCACGGTGGTACCGGTACGCCGTGTCGTGCAGAGCCCAGGTGCTCCGGGTGGACACCGCCCACTCCGCCGACTACTCCCGGCTGCCGGAGACGGCCATCGCCTCCGACCGCCTGACGAGGCTGGAGTTCGGCGGCGTGCAGCTGGGCGGTTCCTCCCTCGATCTCTCGGGCTGCCCGAAGCTGGAGGCGCTAGAGATGCAGGGGTGCAAGATCACGGTGGAGAAGATACTGTCCCCATCGGTGAAACGCTTGAGCATAACTCGGTGCAACTTCGAGCTGGATTCGCGCACCCGCGTCTCGGCTCCGAGCCTCGTGTATCTGGAGCTCGCTGATATTCGTGGATGGACTCCGCTTCTTGGGTGCATGGCGTCGTTGTCGACAGCGTTCGTCAGGCTGGATGATCGCTGCGAGGACTATTGCCTGCACAGCTACTATGGGGATTGTGGTGACACCGTTTCATGTGGAAACTACTGCACTCAATTCTATGATGTCTATGCCGATGATTGTGTGCTTCTTGGTGGTTTGTCGAACGTCACCAACTTGGAGTTGCTAACGTCACCTGAAGTG TTCATTGTGAGAAAGGATTTGCTTATGAACCCAACATTTAGCAAGCTAAAAACATTGTTGCTTAATGTTTGGGATGCGGATGCCAACTTGGGCCCACTAGTTTACATCTTGAGGCACTCTCCAGTTCTAGAGAAGCTTACTCTTCATCTGCATGAG GAACCAAAAGCTAAGGTAGAAATGGATGAAAGCAACAGCCCAGATGATGAACTCATGGCATCTAAGCACCTCAAGGTAGTTGAAGTTAGATATTCCAAAAGGTCGGTGCTTCGCAGAGTTTTAAGGATTCTGAACACCTATGGTGTACCTCCTGAGAAGATCAACACTGAGCGTATGGACTTGGGGCCTTTTGGAA GTTATTTCAGTTTCGAGCAGACAGAATAG
- the LOC102713222 gene encoding uncharacterized protein LOC102713222 has product MVRTTDHSIELERLEQEEFMHLFEACVFGERTAPWQDHNELLDTGKNIISKLKGFPLAAKTVDCSHERLREIPPDVRHLSMIMGGVEEDLSICDVGKLQNLQELRRFGVKREKSGFELKQLGHLRELSGSLIICNLEKIQVKEEADEVNLSSKDCLKKLTLEWDIHRSNSNEDPVKEDHILNVLRPQDNLQELCIRGHRGHSCPPWLGHKLSVKNLRSLHLDAVDWAVLPPLGELWLPNEPGQEYPHSIGEQRFHNLKTLELVGLVRLKRWVHNDTYLLFSLLETFIIRDCPQLVELPVLQYVSQKFKQDMKNNLFPKIQELRIADCPKLESLPAIPWTDTLHTVDIKNVGSSLEQLVYSTKSSSSGLTVEIKENHHLQCLDEMVAFHNLSKILELEVSKGPPLMYKHLHGLTSLKTLKIIDSSNVVQLLGGPGDANHLLPVERLEIQNSNANGKELTQLLLQLPNLSFFRMSSCRNITRLGVMEELAAVEPTSMSSSSRIETGPQLQMEEVGDEVGLMLFPQHLSTSLRELDITMNPELSLMASFPPQNSSRPGGGLHGLHSLQYLFIRGCPKFLSAYSSSSSYCCPFPSTLDRLRIEDVEDMHTLVPLANLTSLTYLFIENCGKDLSGEGLWSLVTQGRLTHLCVYRSPNFFDNSVSWIVATESEQEELRAYCKIDMLRTDDIAGVLVAPICRLFSSSLVELALSSNKEIVCLTKEQEKALQLITSLHVLCFFNNERLQFLPADLHGLHNLKTLEILRCPAIRSLPKYAFPNSLQKIDVDHLCSEELQHQLILLEGVTINIEQPLNL; this is encoded by the exons ATGGTTAGAACAACAGACCACTCAATAGAGTTGGAACGTTTAGAACAGGAGGAGTTTATGCATTTGTTTGAAGCATGTGTTTTTGGTGAGAGAACAGCACCATGGCAAGATCATAACGAACTGCTTGACACTgggaaaaatataattagcaaattGAAGGGTTTTCCACTTGCAGCAAAAACTGTTG ATTGCTCTCATGAAAGACTAAGAGAGATCCCTCCCGATGTTCGTCACTTGTCTATGATTATGGGTGGTGTAGAGGAAGATCTATCA ATATGTGATGTGGGAAAGCTTCAGAATCTCCAAGAGTTGAGAAGATTTGGAgtgaaaagagagaaaagtggtTTTGAATTAAAGCAGCTGGGACATTTGAGAGAGCTCAGTGGATCACTTATTATTTGTAATCTTGAGAAGATACAAGTGAAAGAAGAAGCAGATGAAGTGAATTTGTCATCAAAAGATTGCTTAAAGAAGCTAACATTAGAATGGGACATTCACAGATCGAATAGCAATGAGGATCCTGTCAAAGAGGATCATATTCTTAATGTTCTTCGGCCTCAGGACAATCTCCAAGAGTTATGCATCAGAGGGCACAGAGGCCATAGTTGCCCACCTTGGCTTGGTCACAAACTTTCAGTAAAAAACTTACGATCCCTTCATCTGGATGCTGTCGATTGGGCTGTCTTGCCACCACTGGGGGAGTTGTGGCTTCCTAATGAACCTGGGCAGGAATATCCTCATTCTATCGGAGAACAACGCTTTCACAACTTAAAAACTCTAGAGCTTGTTGGACTCGTAAGATTGAAAAGATGGGTTCACAATGACACATATCTCCTATTCTCCCTTCTTGAAACTTTCATCATCAGAGATTGCCCACAGCTGGTAGAGTTGCCAGTTTTGCAATATGTTAGTCAGAAATTTAAGCAAGATATGAAGAACAACCTGTTTCCTAAGATACAAGAGCTTAGAATTGCTGACTGCCCAAAATTGGAGTCCCTACCAGCTATTCCATGGACTGATACTTTGCACACTGTTGACATAAAAAATGTGGGATCAAGTTTGGAACAGTTAGTTTACTCCACAAAAAGTTCATCATCTGGCCTAACGGtggagataaaagaaaatcatcaTCTGCAATGCCTTGATGAGATGGTGGCCTTTCATAATTTAAGTAAAATACTTGAGTTGGAGGTCTCAAAAGGTCCACCTTTGATGTATAAGCACCTCCATGGGTTAACCTCACTGAAGACACTCAAGATAATTGATTCAAGTAATGTAGTGCAGCTTTTAGGTGGACCAGGAGATGCAAACCACCTGCTCCCTGTGGAACGTCTTGAGATTCAGAACTCTAATGCTAATGGGAAGGAATTGACCCAATTGCTATTGCAACTGCCTAATCTCTCCTTCTTCAGGATGTCGTCTTGTCGGAACATAACTAGGCTGGGTGTGATGGAGGAGCTGGCAGCAGTTGAACCAACATCAATGTCGTCGTCATCAAGGATTGAAACAGGACCACAACTACAGATGGAAGAAGTGGGTGATGAGGTAGGGCTGATGTTATTCCCACAACATCTCTCCACTTCTCTGCGTGAATTAGATATTACCATGAACCCAGAACTGAGCCTGATGGCTTCCTTCCCGCCTCAAAATAGCTCCAGACCAGGAGGAGGTCTCCATGGTCTGCACTCCCTGCAATATTTGTTCATAAGAGGGTGCCCCAAATTCCTCTCGGCCTACTCCTCATCATCCTCTTATTGCTGCCCGTTTCCATCTACTCTGGATCGCCTCAGAATTGAGGATGTTGAGGACATGCATACATTGGTGCCCCTTGCAAACCTGACCAGTCTCACCTATTTATTCATAGAGAATTGTGGAAAGGATTTAAGTGGGGAAGGCTTATGGAGTCTCGTCACTCAAGGCCGTCTCACCCATCTGTGTGTTTATCGCAGCCCAAATTTCTTCGACAATTCGGTGTCTTGGATAGTAGCAACAGAATCTGAACAAGAAGAGCTTCGTGCATACTGCAAAATTGATATGCTCCGGACAGATGATATTGCAGGTGTCCTTGTTGCACCTATCTGCAGACTCTTTTCTTCTTCGCTTGTTGAGCTAGCCCTATCTTCAAACAAAGAGATCGTGTGCTTGACAAAAGAGCAAGAGAAGGCCCTTCAACTCATCACCTCCCTCCATGTACTCTGCTTTTTTAACAATGAGAGGCTGCAGTTTCTCCCTGCTGACCTTCATGGACTGCACAATCTCAAGACATTGGAAATTTTGAGATGTCCAGCCATCAGGTCTCTGCCAAAGTATGCCTTTCCAAACTCTCTTCAGAAAATAGATGTTGATCATCTCTGCAGTGAGGAGCTACAACATCAGCTCATTTTGTTGGAAGGGGTCACAATAAATATAGAACAGCCACTTAATTTATAA